Proteins from a single region of Geothrix sp. PMB-07:
- a CDS encoding chitobiase/beta-hexosaminidase C-terminal domain-containing protein: MSRRFLIHTISLMGVLLALACGGGSSKTASAPAPVPTPVTVTGVALNQAMLSLAVGGTGNLAATVAPAEATDKSVAWRTSDGTVATVDSSGLVGGVKAGTATITVTTHDGAKTSTCLVTVTGSVANTVGTPTFSLPSGGYASAQSVVISTATAGATIHYTTNGQAPTANAAVYAGAIAITQTTLLQAIAVKAGWTDSPVASATYTIGGNAGWTSVQPSADSRMIYVSASGGSDGNDGLHENTPLKSLVAAKAKLRDGYPDWLLLKKGDTWNEGIGQWLWSGRSAAEPMVVSSYGSGARPVMITNGGQDGIYAFGGGPSHNQVMSHVCFIGLDLYRSERDPDSLAFNASPGDTQAVNWLEGSVNLLFEDCRFRFAQVTFQRDAAAAYPLKNVRLRRCHFLDTYGDHAQGTYIQGVDDLLIEGCITDHTGWNTSPKVHDGQPSMFNQSLYIQETRATGAIVRDNIVLRPACGGIQLRPGGVVEDNLVVRAPIAILCAFGGTVLNNVVLQGTDLSPDSEGHRGWGIDVNFDDPTSTSVLCSRNVVAHLDGSNDNSHSIMSLSARVTYDHNIVYQWGVQPAFETPGPFLDGNRSVASYNQLQGGPGTLDAFISEVRAQSKDHWQDAYTAHAVNTYIRAGFGM, translated from the coding sequence ATGAGCAGAAGGTTCTTGATCCACACCATCAGCCTGATGGGGGTTCTCCTTGCGTTGGCCTGCGGCGGCGGTAGCAGCAAGACCGCCTCAGCTCCCGCGCCCGTCCCCACTCCAGTGACGGTCACAGGAGTGGCGCTCAATCAGGCGATGCTCAGCCTCGCCGTTGGCGGCACCGGCAATCTGGCTGCCACCGTGGCGCCTGCCGAGGCCACGGACAAATCGGTGGCTTGGCGCACCTCTGACGGCACCGTGGCCACCGTCGACAGCAGCGGCCTGGTTGGTGGCGTGAAGGCCGGAACAGCCACCATCACCGTCACCACCCATGACGGTGCCAAAACGTCCACCTGCCTCGTGACCGTCACGGGATCTGTCGCGAATACGGTGGGGACGCCCACCTTCTCCCTGCCTTCCGGCGGCTACGCCAGCGCCCAGTCGGTCGTCATCAGCACCGCGACTGCCGGAGCCACCATCCACTACACCACCAATGGCCAGGCCCCCACGGCCAATGCCGCGGTCTATGCTGGCGCCATCGCCATCACCCAGACCACCCTCCTGCAAGCCATCGCCGTGAAGGCCGGGTGGACCGACAGCCCCGTCGCCTCGGCCACCTACACCATCGGTGGCAATGCCGGGTGGACCAGCGTCCAGCCTTCGGCGGACTCCCGGATGATCTACGTCAGCGCCTCCGGAGGGAGCGACGGCAACGATGGCCTGCACGAAAACACGCCCTTGAAATCCCTCGTCGCGGCGAAAGCCAAGCTACGGGATGGCTACCCCGATTGGTTGCTTCTGAAAAAGGGCGACACTTGGAATGAGGGGATCGGGCAATGGCTCTGGTCGGGCCGCTCGGCCGCTGAGCCCATGGTCGTTTCCAGCTATGGCAGCGGCGCCCGGCCCGTGATGATCACGAACGGCGGCCAGGATGGCATCTACGCCTTCGGCGGCGGCCCCAGCCACAACCAAGTCATGTCCCATGTCTGCTTCATCGGGCTGGATCTGTACCGCAGCGAACGGGATCCCGATTCGCTGGCCTTTAACGCGAGCCCCGGCGACACGCAGGCTGTGAACTGGCTGGAAGGATCGGTGAACCTGCTCTTCGAGGATTGCCGCTTCCGGTTCGCCCAGGTCACCTTCCAGCGGGACGCTGCCGCAGCCTACCCCTTGAAAAATGTTCGGCTACGCCGCTGCCACTTCTTGGACACCTATGGCGACCACGCCCAGGGCACCTACATCCAGGGCGTGGACGATCTGCTGATCGAAGGCTGCATCACCGACCACACGGGCTGGAACACCAGCCCCAAGGTGCATGACGGGCAACCTTCCATGTTCAATCAGTCCCTCTACATCCAGGAAACACGGGCCACGGGGGCCATCGTGCGCGACAACATCGTCCTGCGCCCGGCCTGCGGTGGCATCCAATTGCGCCCCGGCGGCGTGGTGGAGGACAACCTGGTGGTGCGGGCCCCCATCGCCATCCTCTGCGCGTTCGGGGGAACGGTGCTCAACAACGTGGTGCTGCAGGGCACCGATCTGTCGCCCGATTCCGAGGGCCATCGGGGCTGGGGCATCGATGTGAATTTCGACGATCCCACCAGCACCTCTGTCCTTTGCAGCCGGAACGTGGTCGCCCATCTCGATGGCTCGAACGACAACAGCCACTCCATCATGAGCCTGTCGGCCCGGGTCACCTACGATCACAACATCGTCTACCAGTGGGGCGTCCAACCCGCCTTCGAGACGCCAGGCCCCTTTCTGGACGGGAATCGCTCCGTGGCTTCCTACAACCAGCTGCAGGGCGGGCCTGGCACCCTGGATGCCTTCATCTCCGAAGTGCGCGCCCAATCCAAGGATCACTGGCAGGATGCCTACACGGCCCATGCGGTGAACACCTACATCCGCGCCGGGTTCGGAATGTAG
- a CDS encoding shikimate kinase has protein sequence MLHLPPLYPITDATLAEPLSDQIRRLGEAGFPLVQFRGKPLDTQAQWVELRKALTASADQGGWPLICVNDRADLALLAAREGLTPWGLHLGQGDLPPAEARRLPGLEPVHLGTSTHQADEWSGVDPACDHAGVGPFRGTATKADHATPVGLEGLRSGCEALRRQGLAPIAIGGLTLADAAACFEAGAESLAMVGEVHRSADPSALGWEAQRLRWRARPPFTRGQGVVLIGGSGAGKTTFGRQLAWALHLPFHDLDATIEDHAGKPVADIFAASGEAAFRRLETDLLPSLLTRPAVVALGGGAWEAPANRAAVAEAGFAPLWLAIPPQQAWERASRDANRPLARDRAAFMARWAARTPAWSLAPMILSFGHSSRDLVSALLD, from the coding sequence ATGCTGCACCTGCCTCCCCTCTATCCCATCACCGACGCCACGCTCGCGGAACCGCTATCCGATCAGATTCGCCGCCTGGGCGAGGCGGGATTTCCCCTGGTGCAGTTCCGGGGCAAGCCCCTCGACACCCAGGCGCAGTGGGTGGAGTTGCGGAAGGCTCTCACGGCGTCCGCCGACCAGGGCGGCTGGCCCCTCATCTGCGTGAACGACCGCGCTGACTTGGCGCTCTTGGCAGCCCGGGAGGGCCTGACGCCCTGGGGCCTGCATCTGGGACAGGGGGACCTTCCGCCCGCCGAGGCGCGCCGCCTGCCCGGTCTCGAGCCCGTCCATCTGGGCACCTCCACGCATCAGGCTGACGAGTGGAGCGGCGTCGATCCAGCCTGCGATCACGCGGGCGTGGGGCCCTTCCGCGGCACGGCCACCAAGGCGGACCACGCGACCCCGGTGGGCCTGGAGGGCCTCCGCTCCGGGTGTGAGGCCCTCCGGCGCCAAGGCCTCGCACCCATCGCCATCGGCGGACTCACCCTGGCCGATGCCGCCGCCTGCTTCGAGGCCGGGGCGGAGTCCCTGGCCATGGTGGGCGAAGTGCATCGCAGCGCCGATCCCTCCGCCCTAGGCTGGGAGGCCCAGCGCCTGCGGTGGCGGGCCCGTCCGCCCTTCACCCGCGGTCAGGGTGTGGTCCTCATCGGCGGCAGCGGCGCGGGGAAAACCACCTTCGGGCGGCAGCTGGCCTGGGCCCTCCACCTGCCCTTCCACGATCTGGATGCGACCATCGAGGACCACGCTGGAAAGCCTGTGGCCGACATCTTCGCTGCGTCCGGAGAGGCTGCCTTCAGGCGCCTCGAAACCGACCTGCTGCCCAGCCTGCTGACCCGACCCGCCGTGGTGGCCCTGGGCGGCGGCGCCTGGGAAGCGCCCGCCAACCGGGCGGCAGTGGCCGAAGCCGGTTTTGCCCCGCTCTGGCTGGCCATTCCTCCGCAGCAGGCCTGGGAAAGGGCCAGCCGCGATGCCAACCGGCCCCTGGCCCGGGACCGGGCGGCCTTCATGGCCCGCTGGGCCGCCCGCACCCCGGCCTGGTCGCTGGCGCCCATGATCCTCAGTTTTGGTCACAGTTCCCGGGACTTAGTCTCCGCTTTGTTAGACTAG
- a CDS encoding metallophosphoesterase, whose amino-acid sequence MDLILSDLHSNLHALRAVLRFARRRAIHRFVFLGDLVGYGANPNQLLDKVRELRPRFMVRGNHDKVCAGLEPDASFSLPARQAADWTRERLRQDNWRFLAELPVGPIWVGEDYMIAHGSPMDEDAYLLHMREISQAFDAFQGQLCFFGHTHLPGCFELDEIRGQLNWISLAPGEWFHLQPHCRYLVNPGSVGQPRDRNPQLSFITFDPKSRRLRLHRLDYDVKGAAKAILAAGLHHNLADRLSQGI is encoded by the coding sequence TTGGACCTGATCCTCTCCGATCTGCACTCGAACCTGCACGCCCTTCGGGCCGTGCTGCGCTTCGCGCGGCGACGGGCCATCCACCGCTTCGTGTTCCTGGGCGACCTCGTGGGCTACGGGGCCAACCCCAACCAGTTGCTGGACAAGGTGCGGGAACTGCGGCCCCGCTTCATGGTGCGGGGCAACCACGACAAGGTCTGCGCCGGGCTGGAACCGGATGCCTCTTTCAGCCTGCCTGCCCGCCAGGCGGCGGACTGGACGCGGGAGCGGCTGCGCCAGGACAACTGGCGCTTCCTCGCGGAACTGCCTGTGGGGCCGATCTGGGTGGGCGAAGACTACATGATCGCCCACGGCTCGCCCATGGACGAGGACGCCTACCTGCTCCACATGCGGGAGATCAGCCAGGCCTTTGACGCCTTCCAGGGCCAGCTCTGCTTCTTCGGCCACACCCATCTGCCCGGCTGCTTCGAGCTGGATGAGATCCGGGGACAGCTGAACTGGATCAGCCTGGCCCCTGGCGAGTGGTTCCACCTCCAGCCCCACTGCCGCTACCTCGTCAACCCGGGCTCCGTGGGACAACCCCGGGATCGGAATCCCCAATTGTCCTTCATCACCTTCGATCCCAAGAGCCGCCGCCTGCGCCTGCACCGCCTCGACTACGACGTGAAGGGCGCAGCCAAAGCCATTCTCGCCGCGGGATTGCACCACAACCTGGCTGACCGCCTCAGCCAGGGCATCTGA
- a CDS encoding PilZ domain-containing protein produces MGHASLLSPPVLEQFLIQARLTKAVVSLRLQGTPSRLLGDLRIHAFRVGSALDLSGLHARDLVPAAGTPVTLTILLGDEVLTLQSALLPAAGTDESGAALLRLDWPQEPARLHHRRDVRVAAPDQSPLKVKVKVEGRQLEALLVNLTETGVGLALEATLMVELHAMVDIDAELPDGSLLRCPAEVRHLTYIEGQTFPTRLGLVLRPGDTTDMAPIHRFIQTRRTDRSHSFRQN; encoded by the coding sequence ATGGGCCACGCCTCTCTCCTGTCCCCACCCGTCCTGGAGCAGTTCCTCATCCAGGCCCGCCTCACCAAGGCCGTGGTGAGCCTCAGGCTGCAGGGCACCCCGTCACGCCTGCTGGGCGACCTGCGCATCCATGCCTTTCGCGTGGGCTCGGCTCTGGATCTTTCCGGCCTTCACGCCCGCGACCTGGTGCCTGCCGCAGGCACGCCCGTCACCCTGACCATCCTCCTGGGCGACGAGGTGCTCACCCTTCAGTCGGCCCTGCTTCCTGCGGCGGGAACCGATGAATCCGGCGCCGCGCTGCTGCGCCTCGACTGGCCCCAGGAACCCGCACGCCTCCACCACCGACGGGATGTGCGGGTGGCCGCTCCGGACCAATCACCCCTCAAGGTGAAAGTGAAGGTGGAGGGCCGCCAGCTCGAAGCCCTGCTGGTGAACCTCACGGAGACTGGCGTGGGGCTGGCGCTGGAAGCAACCCTGATGGTGGAACTTCACGCCATGGTGGACATCGACGCTGAGCTGCCGGATGGCTCCCTCCTGCGCTGCCCAGCCGAGGTGCGGCACCTCACCTACATCGAGGGGCAGACCTTCCCCACGCGGCTCGGACTGGTGCTGCGGCCAGGCGATACCACCGACATGGCGCCCATCCACCGCTTCATCCAGACCCGCCGGACGGATCGCTCCCACAGCTTCCGGCAGAACTGA
- a CDS encoding MFS transporter: MSTPRPSGILRSFPPVFWLANVMELFERAAYYGLNSVLAVYLTNKISEGGLGFTEQSVGFLQSLIYAFTYVIPIAGGALADRYGYRRMLLFAFSILSAGYFIAGNVTMYGAVFASLLFMATGAGLFKPIISGTLARTTTEENSGFGFGIYYWMINIGAFLAPLLVTVLKGFSWRYVFIASALYCAAMLLPTVFLFKDPPKPENTKSLREVAHGAAMVLGDARFMLMIVVYSGFWILYFQSFGSVLWYLRDFVNTQPVNAFFASFGVPLKFDTEHVTVVNGGTIILLQVLVSRVVKNIRPLPTMVSGIVIGTLGFLCLAISTNVWVFILGLSVFSIGEMTAHPKYYSYVGLVAPADKKAVYMGYAFLYGVIGSLIGSSLGGALYGSMLKPVIGQPGAALVARKFWLIFVALNICAAIGLVVYDRVFAQDTPETNAKARKVMMGIYALLLVVGLLFLRSSLWGGAEISYKTMVQAVIMLLLGAGGMVVSLAKR; the protein is encoded by the coding sequence ATGTCGACACCGCGCCCTTCCGGAATCCTCCGCTCCTTCCCGCCCGTTTTCTGGCTGGCGAATGTCATGGAGCTCTTCGAGCGGGCCGCCTACTACGGCCTCAACTCGGTTTTGGCGGTCTATCTCACCAACAAGATCTCCGAAGGCGGCCTGGGCTTCACGGAGCAGTCCGTGGGCTTCCTCCAGAGCCTCATCTACGCCTTCACCTACGTGATCCCCATCGCGGGCGGCGCCTTGGCGGATCGCTACGGCTACCGCCGCATGCTGCTCTTCGCCTTCTCCATCCTGTCGGCGGGCTACTTCATTGCGGGCAACGTGACGATGTATGGCGCGGTCTTCGCTTCGCTGCTGTTCATGGCCACGGGCGCGGGCCTCTTCAAACCCATCATCTCAGGCACCCTGGCGCGCACCACCACGGAGGAGAACTCCGGCTTCGGCTTCGGCATCTACTACTGGATGATCAACATCGGCGCCTTCCTGGCACCACTTCTCGTGACCGTGCTGAAGGGCTTCTCCTGGCGCTATGTCTTCATCGCCTCGGCCCTTTACTGCGCCGCGATGCTGCTGCCCACGGTGTTCCTGTTCAAGGATCCGCCGAAACCCGAGAACACCAAGAGCCTGCGGGAAGTGGCCCACGGCGCCGCCATGGTGCTGGGCGACGCCCGGTTCATGCTGATGATCGTGGTGTATTCCGGGTTCTGGATCCTCTATTTCCAGAGCTTCGGTTCGGTGCTCTGGTACCTGCGCGATTTCGTGAACACCCAACCCGTGAACGCCTTCTTCGCGTCCTTCGGCGTGCCTCTGAAGTTCGACACGGAGCATGTGACCGTGGTGAACGGCGGCACCATCATCCTGCTGCAGGTGCTGGTGAGCCGCGTAGTGAAGAACATCCGGCCCCTGCCCACCATGGTGTCGGGCATCGTCATTGGCACCCTGGGCTTCCTGTGCCTGGCCATCTCCACCAACGTGTGGGTGTTCATCCTGGGCCTGTCGGTGTTTTCCATCGGTGAGATGACCGCCCACCCGAAGTACTACAGCTACGTCGGCCTTGTCGCGCCCGCGGACAAGAAGGCTGTCTACATGGGCTATGCCTTCCTCTACGGCGTCATCGGCAGCCTCATCGGCTCCAGCCTGGGCGGTGCGCTCTATGGCTCCATGCTGAAGCCCGTGATTGGCCAGCCCGGAGCGGCCCTGGTGGCGCGGAAGTTCTGGCTGATCTTCGTGGCGCTGAACATCTGTGCGGCCATCGGCTTGGTGGTGTATGACCGGGTGTTCGCTCAGGACACGCCGGAAACCAATGCCAAGGCCCGCAAGGTGATGATGGGCATCTACGCGCTGCTGCTGGTGGTGGGCCTGCTCTTCCTGCGGTCCTCGCTCTGGGGTGGCGCCGAGATCTCGTACAAGACCATGGTGCAGGCGGTGATCATGCTGCTGCTGGGCGCGGGCGGCATGGTGGTGAGCCTGGCGAAGCGCTGA
- a CDS encoding PKD domain-containing protein, giving the protein MASPLADRVRRVFHPLLAALLWVAGSTSLLAEGANDPAPFIQARGTVNGKKVLFDNTHGSTAGAADWVIDGAFSDFANALADKGYYVKELRKVTPITLSDLSGWDVVVMAECNIPFKASEQAALLQYVQNGGALFLIADHYNADRNKNRWDGSEVFNGYRRGAWTNPAKGMSAAEAASYPMQGVVSSDWLATNFGVRFRYNALGDLVANDIVAPSQAFNITTGVATVAMHAGATLAILDPTKAKGIVYLPTTTVKWASAVDQGVYNGGGRPEGPMVAIAKVGLGKAAFIGDSSPIEDATPKYLKEETGGAKTTYAGWQEQNDATLMPNLIDWLATRESYSALSQVAGLQLDTPTALLAMEDPASSTEPQAEPWAVPAAGYKWYDPTTFKAGSYNAGTVLPNVLTAVITTPSGNLSVNAGVAVSFAGSATDSSSTATITYAWTFGDGGTATGASATHTFSNATASPITYTVTFTASDASGASASATRLITVAPGGTTYTITASAGANGTISPSGAVSVSAGASRSFTMTPNAGYQVSSVTVDGVNQGALGTYTFSNVVANHSIAAAFATSGGTSFTETFDTGTKAAYTTGDVTFASGTWTLNDALLGNTSADPKIGAQSVRMRNSGKLTMKTSWANGAQSVSVKHGSYGSDASTTWTLWYSTNSGSTWTQVGGTITTASPTLQTATFSLSVPGAIRFEIRKTDGSTRRVNFDDFQVSGF; this is encoded by the coding sequence ATGGCCTCCCCCCTGGCGGATCGCGTGCGCCGTGTCTTTCATCCCCTGCTCGCCGCCCTGCTTTGGGTGGCGGGCTCCACCTCACTTCTGGCCGAAGGCGCCAATGATCCGGCGCCCTTTATCCAGGCCCGGGGCACCGTCAATGGCAAGAAGGTGCTGTTCGACAACACCCATGGCTCCACCGCCGGTGCGGCGGACTGGGTGATCGACGGCGCCTTCTCCGACTTCGCCAACGCCCTGGCGGACAAGGGCTACTACGTGAAGGAGCTCCGCAAGGTCACGCCCATCACCCTGAGCGATCTCAGTGGCTGGGATGTGGTGGTCATGGCCGAGTGCAACATCCCCTTCAAAGCCTCGGAGCAGGCGGCCCTGCTGCAGTACGTTCAGAATGGCGGCGCCCTCTTCCTCATTGCCGATCACTACAACGCCGACCGCAACAAGAACCGCTGGGACGGCTCGGAGGTCTTCAATGGCTACCGCCGCGGCGCCTGGACCAATCCAGCCAAGGGCATGAGCGCCGCCGAAGCGGCCTCGTACCCCATGCAGGGTGTGGTCAGCTCAGATTGGCTCGCCACGAATTTCGGCGTGCGCTTTCGCTACAACGCCTTGGGCGATCTGGTGGCCAATGACATCGTGGCCCCCAGCCAGGCCTTCAACATCACCACCGGTGTGGCCACCGTGGCCATGCACGCCGGGGCCACCCTGGCCATCCTGGATCCCACCAAAGCCAAAGGCATCGTCTACCTTCCCACCACCACGGTGAAGTGGGCCAGCGCCGTGGATCAGGGCGTGTACAACGGCGGCGGACGCCCTGAGGGTCCCATGGTGGCCATCGCCAAGGTGGGCCTGGGGAAGGCCGCCTTCATCGGTGATTCCTCCCCCATCGAGGATGCCACCCCGAAATACCTCAAGGAGGAAACCGGCGGCGCCAAGACCACCTACGCCGGCTGGCAGGAGCAGAACGATGCCACGCTCATGCCCAACCTCATCGATTGGCTGGCCACCCGTGAATCCTATTCGGCGCTGAGCCAGGTTGCGGGCCTCCAGCTGGACACTCCCACCGCGCTGCTGGCCATGGAGGATCCCGCCAGTTCCACCGAGCCCCAGGCCGAGCCCTGGGCTGTGCCAGCCGCTGGCTACAAGTGGTACGACCCCACCACCTTCAAGGCGGGCTCGTACAACGCGGGCACCGTGCTGCCCAACGTCCTCACGGCCGTCATCACCACGCCCAGCGGCAACCTCAGTGTGAATGCGGGGGTAGCGGTTTCCTTCGCGGGCAGCGCCACGGACAGCAGCAGCACCGCCACCATCACCTACGCCTGGACCTTCGGGGATGGCGGCACGGCCACGGGCGCCAGCGCCACCCACACCTTCAGCAACGCCACCGCAAGCCCCATCACCTACACCGTGACCTTCACCGCCTCGGATGCCTCGGGCGCCAGCGCCAGCGCCACGCGCCTGATCACCGTGGCGCCCGGTGGCACCACCTACACCATCACGGCTTCCGCCGGGGCCAACGGAACCATCAGCCCTTCGGGCGCCGTCTCCGTGAGCGCGGGCGCCAGCCGCTCCTTCACCATGACGCCCAACGCGGGCTACCAGGTGAGCAGCGTGACGGTAGATGGCGTGAACCAGGGTGCCCTGGGGACCTACACCTTCTCCAACGTCGTCGCCAACCACAGCATCGCAGCGGCCTTCGCCACCAGTGGCGGAACCTCCTTCACGGAAACCTTCGACACCGGCACCAAGGCGGCCTACACCACAGGAGATGTGACCTTCGCCTCCGGGACCTGGACCCTGAACGATGCCCTGCTGGGCAACACCAGCGCCGATCCCAAGATCGGCGCCCAGAGCGTGCGGATGCGCAATAGCGGCAAGCTGACCATGAAAACCAGCTGGGCCAACGGTGCGCAAAGCGTGTCCGTGAAGCATGGCAGTTATGGTTCCGACGCCAGCACCACCTGGACCCTGTGGTACTCCACCAACAGCGGCAGCACCTGGACCCAGGTGGGCGGCACCATCACCACGGCCTCACCCACCCTCCAGACGGCCACCTTCTCCCTCAGCGTTCCCGGCGCCATCCGTTTCGAGATCCGCAAAACAGATGGTTCCACGCGGCGGGTCAATTTCGACGATTTCCAAGTGTCGGGGTTCTGA
- a CDS encoding polysaccharide deacetylase family protein has product MKTISLRVDVDTLEGSLTGIPTLLRLLDKHQMQASFYFCFGPDNSGKAIRRVFRKGFLEKMRRTSGPGKLYSLKTMMYGTLLPAPIIWKRAAAEMRAAREAGHEVAIHGWDHVQYHDLIDRKSRQWLSDWYAQAHEAFEAVFGVKAKGAVSPAWRCNDTTLDLQEAYGLDYAGDCRGEAPFYPIVKGRTLQTLQIPTTLPTLDEWLGLDGRTPEQVNRDIWDLVREDALNVYALHTEVEGGALRETFDAFLAGLNDRGVRARTHADWLPELLAANPPAKEITRREIPGRAGWVSWAG; this is encoded by the coding sequence GTGAAGACCATCTCCCTCCGCGTCGATGTGGACACCCTGGAAGGCTCCCTGACGGGCATTCCCACCCTGCTGCGCCTCCTGGACAAGCACCAGATGCAGGCCAGCTTTTACTTCTGCTTCGGCCCCGACAACAGCGGCAAGGCCATCCGCCGCGTGTTCCGTAAGGGTTTTCTCGAGAAGATGCGGCGCACCTCCGGCCCCGGCAAGCTCTACAGCCTGAAGACCATGATGTACGGCACCCTGCTGCCCGCGCCCATCATCTGGAAGCGCGCCGCCGCCGAGATGCGGGCCGCCCGCGAGGCCGGTCACGAGGTGGCCATCCATGGCTGGGACCACGTGCAGTACCACGACCTCATTGACCGCAAGTCCCGTCAGTGGCTGTCCGACTGGTATGCCCAGGCCCACGAAGCCTTCGAGGCGGTCTTCGGCGTGAAGGCCAAGGGCGCCGTGAGCCCCGCCTGGCGCTGCAACGACACCACGCTCGACCTGCAGGAAGCCTACGGCCTCGACTACGCGGGTGACTGCCGGGGTGAGGCCCCCTTCTATCCCATCGTGAAGGGGCGCACCCTCCAAACGCTCCAGATCCCCACCACCCTGCCCACCCTGGACGAGTGGCTGGGCCTCGATGGCCGCACACCGGAGCAGGTGAACCGCGACATCTGGGACCTGGTCCGCGAAGACGCTCTCAACGTCTACGCGCTGCACACGGAAGTCGAAGGTGGTGCCCTGCGGGAAACCTTCGACGCCTTCCTCGCGGGCCTCAACGACCGCGGCGTGCGGGCCCGCACCCACGCCGACTGGCTGCCCGAGCTGCTCGCCGCGAACCCACCGGCCAAGGAAATCACCCGGCGGGAGATCCCGGGTCGAGCGGGTTGGGTGAGCTGGGCGGGCTAA